The genome window CTATCAAAGGGAGACATAGAATGCGACATTTCCTAAAACTGTGGGACcacatatttttgtttgttttcccactAAAATACTCAAGCCTCATGGAACAGTTTAGAAGTCTTTAACTACTCTATATTACTTGGTGTGAACATCACTAATTTTACTTGTTATCACCTTTTAGCACTGTAGTAGGCAGGGTTGTTAATTGCAAATCATAGAACTCACTCTGAACAAGTTTaagcttaaaataaatttactaaaagatAATAAGTGGACCAAAGAACCTCCAGAAATGCCAGAGAATCCACTTGAGAGGTTAGCACCCCAAACAATACCCAGGTCACATCACTGGATTGATTTTTGGCACCACTGAAATGGCAGTAAAGTCGCTAGAAAAGAAAGTCATAAACTGACAAAAACAGCAGGTGAAAAGACCAGCAGTAGCACAGTTTGGAACACAGAAAGCAAATGAATGATTGCTTACTACTTTAACAGATTAGGGACAGTTGAAAGTTTGTTTCTAGCATGAGAACTCCAAAAACAGGCTGATTAGCACATAAGGACCCCCAAATAGTTTAAGAATTAAAGGCACAATTATCTATCTCTGAAACTGAGGGCAGGGTTGACAGGGAGAAAAATGGAACTAAAAACAAGAGAATCCATTGAAAATCTGTATAAAAAGCAGTTAGAGCCTTGGAAACCGTCTCCCCACCATGTAGCAGGGTGAGTGCTGATTAAGATGATAGGTTTATTCTATGGAGAGTCTTCAAACTCTGGGATACCAGGCACAGGTGAGGGCAGAAATACCACACTAAAAATATGGAGAGATTCCATACTGGAAAATCTACATGTGGAATGATGACAACCCATAGCCTCTCTCTCTATATTTGATTATACTTCCCTCTAAGATTCCTTTCCAGGAAACTAaccaagtgaaaagaaaagtcCTATAGATAGAGTTGAGGGTACCCACTGAAATGGCCCAGTCAGATCACCATACAGCAAAGTTCAACAATTGACAAGTCTTATCCAGAAAACAGTTTCCAACCAGCTTCTTACTACTTGAAAATTAAATGTGAATGAGAGAGGAGGATCACCAAACACTTAagaaatatatcaataaaaaagacagaaaccaaaacaaacaaaaagtagacttcagaagaaacagatttcaaaataattttttaacataattaaATCCCTTAAAGACATAAGATTTTTACATCCATGAAACAAGAATAGAAAACTATTGAAAATTTTCAGAGGACCAAAAagagattttggatattaaaaacATGATAATGGAAATTAAACTTTCAATAgaaggattaaaagagaaataaaaccagaaagtGGAACCCTcctaaaaaaagaatgagagactAAATTCAAAGAATGGAAATGAAATGGGAAATGGGAAAAAAGATATGAGAGAATCAGAGGGTGTTTCAGTTGTTTTATTATTCCATAACAAATCACCCTGAAACTTAGTGGAttaaaagaatttattatttctcataattctggtTGACTAGGCTCAGCATAGTGGGTCTTCAGCTCTTCTGCTTAGGGCAATCACATAGCTACACTCACCTAGGAACTTGTCCGTGGCTCTGTAGTCCATGATGTCCTCTCATCCTCCAAAGCCTCTAACCACACTACCTCTCACTGTTGAATAATCTACTCCAAGCTTCCTTACAGAAGACAAAGGAAATGGGAGTGTCCAGTCCCCTTACGGCCTGGGCTTAGGTCTCTCAGATATCACTTCTGCCACTTTCTATTGGTCAAACCAAGTCATAAGAAGCTCAGATTCAATGAGAAAGATAATAGACTTCACCTGTTGATGTGAGGTTCAGTATGTGAATAAAGGGTTGGAAGAAATTGTTGGCCACTATCTTTAGAGTCAATCTCTCACACCGTATAAGAACACTTCAGGATATCCAAAACCCCCAAAACAGGAATTTgaggaagaaagaacagaaacaatGACAGAGAAGTAGGaagctggaaaataaataaattttaaatgatcaGAACTGAAGAACATGAATTTTCAGATTGAGAAGTTTCGCCAAAGAGCTCTAAcagcaaaacaacaaacaagcaaaaagacCCATACTAATAAACATTGTCATGAATGTTAGAATCCTgaccataaaaagaaaatcctaaaagcttctaaagaagagaaaaaataggctacattttaaaaaattaagaattggAATAATAGTAGacatcaaaagtaaaaatagaacctAGAAGATGGTGAAATGATAGCTTCAaacttctgaggaaaaaaaaatgccttgcaagctagaattctatacccaggaAACTAGTAATCTAGTTTGAGATGGAATAAAGATGTTGTTAGACAAGCAATTTCTGAaagaattcaaattcaaaatgCATACAACCTCAGGAAACTCCTGGAAGATGAATTCTATTGAAATTAGGGAACaaatcaagaaagaggaagaaattggaTCCAACTCAGGAGGAAGATGAAAGGAGGATGTGCATAGAAAGGAAAGATGACTAGAGATCCACGGTCAATAGTTGTGCAGCAGCTTTAGAGATCAACCAATCTTCATTGGAACAGGAGGACAGAGGGCTCCAAAAGGGAACTCttcaagaaaaagataaaatttctaGATTACTTAATCCATTTATAATCATTGACCTTTGTGCGGCCGGCAGAAAGTTTGGAGATGAATTTGTTAAATATATAGAAAGCTAAGCAAATGGAATAAATACCATAAATACtccaaaaatagaacaaaagcaaaatttataaTATACAATGTAACTCAGCTGTGGATAATATTTATAGAGTCATAATAATACTAATACTGATCTAATCCAAAATGATAAGGTATCTATATTGGGAGGATGGAAGGTAAGGAAATGAGTGGGTAGTGGAGCAGGACAGGGGGAGTAGGAGAGCTAAATATTAATCTTTCATACAAGAATGTCCATACATAATAGCTAAAGCTAAAACTCAAAGTAGCAGTTAAACATGTTACcgagaaatataaaggaaaaacatcAGAGCAAACAGCTGATATAAAAGTGGTTACCACTGGGGAGTGGGTATGGGAACGAGTACATACAGGGGACAGCTGCttcattttagctttttaaaactgTGACTTTTAAAACTAGGTATATGTataactttgctttttaaaacaatttaaaaacaatgcaCATTTCCATtggtgaaaatataaaacagtgcagctgctatggaaaaacagtatggcagttcctcaaaaaattaaaaatagaattatgatatgatccagcaactccacttctgggcatatcttcaaaagaattgaaagtagagtcttagatatttgtacacccatatttatagcagcattatttataatagccaaaatgtggaggCAACTTAAATgaccattgatggatgaatggataagaaaaatgtAGTACAACATGGATGGAAACTTGGGGAccttatgctaactgaaataagccagttacaaaaagataaatactgtatgattccacttatgtgaggtatgTTGAGTAGCCAAACTCATAGgaacagacagtagaatggtggttgccagaggctagcAGGAGCGGGAAATGAGCtgctaatgggtatagagtttcagtgtTGCAAGACGAAGAATTCTAGAGATCGggtgcacaacaatgtgagtatacttaatgctactgaactgtacacatGGCTAACATGGTTAATTTACATGCATTTcagcataaaaataattttaaaaaatacaagtttcTAGGCCTCACTCCTGACTTAACGGACCAGAGCCTGAGGATGAATACAGAGAATCagtatttttaacaagcactcAAGTTGATTCTAATGTGCATTATGATTTGAAATCTACTGCCCTGGGAATAAACCACCTGCCTTCTGAATGTATTAGACCACTGTTTGCATTAAATTCGGTAGCCCAGCATTTCTGATCAAGGGCATATACTCCCAGTTGAGGAATTAATTCCCAAGTCACCATAGAACAGTACAATTTATATAGCAATTATTTATATAGCAATTTAATTCCAAAGAGGGCTTAGTTATTTACTGATTCCGAGGATTATAATTGTTCTCCAAAGAGTGGGGCAAATTGTTATCCATGTACTGCACACAGAGAAACTAAAGTAAAAGTAGTCATTTGTCCAGAAAAGACCAAATTAGAGCAAGAAACGAAATCCTTCAGTAAACATTTAGTAATCACTACATTGTGTTTACTACAGTAGAAATTCAAAGACAATTCCCCTCTTTTGAAGAGTTCACAGATCAATACTGATAACCTCCACAGCCTATGGAGAACAAAAACTTCTTCTTGCCAGCTAATCCCACCCCACCATATACCTCCACTTCTGAGTCCAAGGACAGCTTATTTACCCCTTTCTCTCCACAATTAGTAATTCTATAAaccctatttttaaatattatgcaACTTATCAATGTTTATAAGTCAATGTTATTTTAACAGAGACTGGCACCAACTAAAATTAAAGAAACGTCAATCCAATTTTGaaacttttgaaggaaaaaaatgtccttgacaaataatttttttcagaacccaaatcaaaatgaaaccttatattaatttcaggtccTACTAGATGAGTCTCCATTTTATTTGACCAAAGAACAAATATCTTAGGTAATATGTGAGAATATTCAAGTTCTTTCCCCAAAgaactaaaagtaaaataaaatcttgaaatctTACACAAGAAGTTTTTTTCCAAAATGCTATCTATTCAATGAGAACGTAAGATAATGAGTGCTGCAAACGAGACATTTTGAAaacatgttttctaatttttctttttttcttaaagattggcacctgagctaacaactgttgccaatcttttttctttcctttctgctttttctccccaaacctgccctcccccccagtacatagttctatattttagttgtgggtcctagttgtggcatatgggacgccacctcaacgtggcctgatgagtggtgccatgtccctgcccaggatccaaaccagcgaaaccctgggctgccatagcggagcgcgcgaatttaaccactcggccacagggcaggccccagttctctaattttaaagaaaataacacactATAACACGGTCTGCAACTATACCCAAAACAATGTTTTTTACATAGCTTCAAAAGAAAACCTATTGGTGGGCATATagctataaattaaattttaatgtcaCCATGAATACGAGCCTAGTTTAATCTGAAATGAAATTGAGTGATTAAAAATTAGTGTGTTAATATTTGTGCCATGAgtgccaagatttttttttttttttttacttcttttaactATTCCTGGAGGCTTTTTTCTTGTGTCAGCATTTCTCATGAGCTCTGGAATATCTACCTCAAAGTTTCCATTTTgaaacatggaaataaaatatttgtttaaaaaaacctcacaaaGATACCATTAAGTTTACTATGGGATGGTATTGACTAATTTTAGGACTCATTCACCAAATAtgagaatttatttaaaacaatccATTATGGATTTAGGTAAAGTTATAAACTTTCctaatatttgtaaatgaaatgTAACCTGCTATTAGCAACTCCGCATTTTACAGCCCACTAAAATCTCAGTAACGTCTCTGACGATAACCTAACAGGTAGAGCCACATCAGCACATGTAACTTCAGTGCCCTGACTTCCCAAGACAATTGTTATTACCGGTTAGATGGAGACAGTCGTGAGAACTcaagaagagataaaaagaaagatagCTAAAGTGACTAATGTACTCTTCTACAGGATGCAAACAACTTTTTGATGCAGGGCTCTGGTCTGGGTTAGAGTATTGCTACATTATGCTGATTTGGTTGTGGTCTTTGATGGTCTCTTTTCCATGACAGTGGACACTTTCTTGGCTTTGCCTTTTAAATCAGTGGAGCTTATTCTTTGACTTTGAAGGAgcctatttgtttttaaagtttcaaagagagaaaactaaTGATTTTAGTGGTTAAAGTGCACAGATAGGACCCACGCAAACAACTATTTCATACACAGATTTTATTCATGTTTCTTGGATGGGACAAAAACTGTATTATTTATGTAACCACAGTTTTGAGGTTCACATGAAAAcagctacctttttttttttttactaacacTGAGTAGtctgaattataaaatgtttataaatgatTTAATGGATTGAGAGAAACAGTATTTGCCATAAATGATTGTTGTTGAAAGTGAACTGCTATTAAAATCTAACAAAAACCTCATATGAAGCAACTCATTGCCTTCTAAATTCAATTTTGatggaaataaattttgatattaatatgtaatttaaaaatctttttttctcaaaaatcttACAAATTCACAATGTTTATGacattgtaaaataattttaaatagtgaAAGCTACAAATTATAACCATAGCCTGAAAACTGATAACAACTTTTCATTTCATAtaccataaattattttaataatgccAAGATATGAAatctatttttacatataattaGAAAGAATCACAAATGATTGGAGGTCCATATTTACTAGCCTTCAATACAAATTTTACAAAACAGTATACCTACTGGATACaagaataaaaacttaaatgtccACTAACTGATAAATGGATAGACTGTGGTATTTATACAGAAtattatacagaaataaaaatttatcaacTGTGGCTTACTCATCTGCAaggataaattttaaagtttttgagcaATAGAAGGTCATGGAAGCAAGCATTCaccatgattccatttacaaaaaattcaaaaaggagaaaaactaaacAGTGCAGAACTATAAATACAAATGAGAATGATGAACAGAAAATTGAGGAGAGTGGTAACCTTTAGGGGAGAGACGTGATCTTCACCAAAGAGGAGCCACAGTGGGCATCAAAGGTATGAGTAACGTTCTACTCTTAAAACAAGATGGTGAGTCCGTGCGTATTTATTACTCATCCTTAAACCGTAGACATACTTTACACACTACAGAGAAGATGAGACAAGAAAGTGGAGGCCATACATGTAGACAACGCCATTTGAAGAGGCTTGATCTTGCTTGGAgcataaagaaatcaaagagtaGATGGGAAAAAATGTGCATGTTcaaagagatttttgttttacACTGTTTAAGATATGAAAAGAGAGCATCTGAATGGCATAGAAAGGACCCATCAGAGGGGAGAAGTTGAAGAAACAGCAGAGGAGAACACTGATGAAGCAAGTTATTTGAGTACTCTGAAGGGACTAGCATCCAAGGCACACTGAAGAGGTTGGGCTGTGACAAGAGGAGGAATACCGCTTGATTCAATCAAAAGGGAGCAGGACAGATAGAAACAGGTGCAGATTTACACATACGGCGACGGAAAACTGAGCTTTGTCACACCTGATTAACTTGTTCCTCCTGCATGACGTCAGGTTATTAGCTGAGAGGGAAGAGCCAGAGTTGGTTTTGAAAAAAAGGGAAGGCATGAAACAACAGTTTTGGACAATGAGAGAACAAACTGACCAGAGATCAACGCAGGTGCTCTCTTGTGCATTTCACCATACCTGTTTCCCTTGCCTCTGTCTAGAATGTATTCCCCTTGCTTTTCCACCTAGAAAATCTTGCCATCCTTCAAGATTCACCTCAGTTCCACATCCTCTGTGAAACCTTTTCTGACTATTCCATTGTAATCTTTTAAATCTTACAGCACTTAACTATATCACTCATTTTTCACTTACTCATGGACTCTTGTAATAACTCTTTTGTATTGaacatgatttcatttttatgtgttttctcCTTAACTACAGTTCTTGAGGGCAGAAATCATGTCTTGTACTTTTTAACGCTGTCCCTCCCACTTTCAGAAAAATAGAGCATTCTCATGTACACAGTGAACATTTAGATGTCTTTTCTAAATATGTCATCTACCAAACAAATACActtaaaagaaagagataaaataactaaaacataCATGAATAAGTGCTGAACTTTGAATTCTCCATTATTTTCTTATAACTGCTCTTGGTTTTCAATTTTTAGATTTAGAACTTACTTTTTAGAAGTTAAGCCAGAGATCAACGTTAACACATAactggtttaattttttaaattttaaacaaattgctCCTGttcattaaattattaaatttttttctttacaatttttaatatatttctttatggCAGTAGTTCCCCCAGAAAATGAAGCAGAATGTTATCAGAAAAGACACATTATGTTAGGAATGCCATCTTGTGGTTGAGAGTAGTCCATTACACTAACAGGTCCTTTCGGTGACAATCTTTAACTCAGAAATAAAACATCCAGTAAATTCACAAACATAAATCATTGTTactacaggaaataaaaattaaatgtgcacacatgtatggtgacagataaaaactagaccactgatggtgaacacaatgcagtctatacagaaactgaaatataataatgctcACCTAAAATCTGCACAacttataagccaatatgacctcaataattttttaaaaaattaaacatgtatCAGTTGCGTGTGGTTTCTGTTGCCAAAAAGACAACATTCATTGAAACAACAGACAACAGGCAAATTATATACGAATGGACTCAAAACAATGTAGGAAAACTGTCACCTAACTATAAATATACTTCTATTAAGACTATTCAAACACtctgaattttggaaaacttttaaaatagttaagtcattttatttctgtatctacTACAAAGTAGTTCTGTTGATTACTACATCCTGGACTTAAATCACGTGTCTTGATGTTCAAAGTACATCACTCTAACCATCAACATTCAAAGGGGAGTAAAGGACAGGACACTTACCTAATCTGGACATTGTAGGATACACAtaattaattctaataataaCTTACTCTAATTCTAAAATAACTCCAAAATGGAGTTTGAATAGGGTTGCAAACACTGGCCCTATCTTAAAGGATGAGTTTACTTCCTCCATGCTAGTCAGTCATTTGAGTGGTAAATTATCTTTCTAGTCAACAGAGAATTAGTAATGGTTACAGATGTAGTACTTAACAgtgcttaaatatttaaattgctAAATTGAATACCAGACATTTTGGTCCACTTAAAAGTGGGAACGAGGAAGTGGAAACTGATACATCCCTCAGGCGTGCGAAGCACAAGACAACAGCACAGGGTCCACGCACTATGCTTCCTTTTTGTCGCTTCTAGATTAAGGATCCAGGAAGCATGTGCAGGGACAACATTCAGTCCTAGAGATTAGGCACTGAAATTCCAAAAGATAATAGGTCTACATATAGacatatttacataaaaagcAGAATGCTAGTGTACTCCAGATCAACTTTTGTGATTTATTATTGCATGCTTatcaccagaaaaaaatattttactcagaAAGGTTTTACATGAATTGACTTTGTATTAGCTTTTCCACATGACTTTTTAGGACATCCACATCAGCTGCACAGACCTGGTACTCCACCTTCTCTGGCTGTTTTGTTCTCTCTAATAAAGCCTCATGAGGTGGAGGTAACGCATTGTACGAACTCAGTAAGTAAAGCTGACTTGATGAAGTCTGGTTGATTTCTTTAATCTTTAAAGCCTGCAAGATAGCAGGTGCAAACTTTGAGTAATGAGCTGTCGATGAGATAATCACTGGGCAGGTTTTGTCTTGCATTCTGTCTGCAACTACTTTTGCAACAGCAGTGTGTGGATCCAAAATATACCCTGAAGTATTGTAGGTGGAGTGAATAGCTGCGAGGCACTCTCCCTCAGAGCACCAGTCGGCTACAAAGTCCTGCTGAAGTTTCTCCACTAGAATCTTTTCTATCTGGAAGTGATGCTGCTCTTCCAATTGattaaataattttgtcattAATTGTCCATCTTTATTAGCCATCAAGTGTAAATGCCGTTCCAGGTTTGAAGATTTGAGAATATCTATTGACGGTGAAAAGGTTTGTGCTAACTTTCTTTCCCTTAGATCATAATGTcctgtttttataaaatcagtcAAAACATGATTCTGATTAGAGGCACAAATAAATTTTCGAATAGGGATTCCCATCATTTTGGCGTACACTGCTGCTAAAATGTTACCAAAGTTTCCTGTGGGAATACAGACATCGACTGGgcttccaaaagaaataaatcctTGGCTAACGAGATCAAGATATGCAGAAGCATGATAAACTACTTGGGGAAGCAGTCGGCCCCAGTTTATGGAATTAGCTGAACTTAAGACTGTTCCATATTCCACAGTAAGAAAGCCAGTAAAATCAGggtctttaaaaattctttttatagcTGTCTGGCAAAAATCAAAATCTGATTTGACACCCACTGCCCATCCATTTTCTTTCTGACTGCCAATTATTTGTGCTTTTTGAAAATCACTTACTCCGTTCTCAGGAAAAAATGTGGCCACAGCTATTCTTTGCTTGTCGTTCTTATTCAGACGACTGAAACCATTTAACACTGCACTCCCTGTGTCTCCTGAAGTAGCTACAAGTATCATATAATTGCAATTCGGTGGAATACAGTGTGCGAAAAGATGAGGCATAAGCTGGAGAGACAGATCTTTAAACGATCCTGTTGGTCCATGAAACAACTCCAGGATGAAGTGGTTTCCTGACAGGTGCCTGACAGGGGCAATTTTTGAGCAGGCAAAGTTTTCCCCATAAGCGGCTTCAATCATTTCTCCCAATCTGGCAGCAGGTACGTCAGCAGGATGTATACACTTCTCCAACAGTATTTGTGCTCTTTCTACATACGTTGCTCCTACTAGGCTTTTCCACTCCCCACAGTTTAATTTTGGAAACTCCTTCTCGGGAACAAAGAGGCCACCATCAGAAGCTAACCCCTCAATCACAGCTTCGCTAAAGAATTTTGTTGAAACCTTCTGTTCACAGTCTTTAGGCCAAATATGTCTTGTTGAAATGAATGTTTCTGAGTCCACATCTTGGTATCTTTTAACTGCATTAAGCACTTTGTCAGCTATCTCCTCTGGGGAAGCCCCACTTTCACAAAAAACACGAGTATCATACCACTTCTTATAATactgttttctaaatttaagTAAATCTTTCATAGATGTTCCAGAATTCTGTCCTACAACCCTatctattttcattaattttagacGACTAACTATATCTATTAGAGGTACATCCAAGTATACAATTATCCCATTTTTCTTCAGATGCCACATGCTAGCATCATGCATTGGATTGGACCCAGTAAGGGAAATCACACTTCCAGATGCAGAGAAGTTTAACAcagcttttccttcctcttctaaaaACTGCTCATTACCAACATCCTGTAATTTTTCAGACACACTCATATTCCAGGTTTTTTCAAGGATATCATCATCCACATCTATGACACAACAACCTAGTTTCTGACCTATTATCCGGCCCACTGTTGTTTTCCCAGCACCAGGCGGTCCCATCAGGATAATATTTTTGTCTCCAACAAGAGAGTGGGTTGAGTGCCATGACTTCCTTAATTctgcaagtgcaaaggtccttgAAAGAAATAGCTGTGCGTGTTTATCCGTTTTAACATGTATACTAGAAAAACATTTCTGGGTTATTTGTTTCAGATGCTGACATCGTTTAAAGTGGAGCATTCTCTTCACTTTTCTGCCCAAGCCAATCTAAAAGCTGGCTTTAGCccttttcaaaacataaaaacaaaaaaagacatttggTTACTAATTTCAAGACTTAAAATCTCAATAGGATTGAACATAACCATGCCCCTAGAGTATATAAACTGTTTAAAAATCTACCAAATTTATGGGataattaaattcaaatttaaaattcaaattctcataTATTGCATATCATCCTTTTAACAATCTTTTCAAATCTCAAGACACTgaataataaaaactttcaacaattTGTAACTATTAAGCAATAGAAACTTTTTTCAGAAAATGCCACATcatagatgttttttaaaaaaatatattaaatcaaatTAGCATTCCTTTCCATGTAATGAAAATTGTTTCATGGTTTATAACCCATATAAATAAGGATTATTTGGTGTTGGAATGCTATTTACTTGCAATTCACAAAAGCTAAAcaatattctttatatttaatttctctttagtTAATATGAACGTGTTAGACTATTATATTCCTCATAAATTTACAGAATTcacatgaataaaatatttgctcatGAAATGCTTAACTTCCCAAACTATAGGACAAAGGtatgacattttctttatgtGCCTTTCACATGCATACTGTTAAGAATCATTCttacatatttttcatattgaaggtcttaaaaaaaactaaagtGAAAGGTATAATATTATGCAAATAGTTAAGAAAAACTGATAAGAAGCAGCAAGGTCAAAGGCTACATGTCTATCACCTTATCTGCATGGGACCATCACTTTTGTTTCTGTCCCATAAACATCATCAGTGGAGAGACTTAACTCAAATTCCAGACTCCAGAGCGAGAGCAAAAAAACTCAGGAATGTTTCTaatgatgagaagaaaaaaattagtctgGCATCCGAAGAAGCTCTGCAACTCCCCGTCCTGGTCAAACCCCCGCCTTTGGAAACATACTCACCATTAAAACACAAACGTAGGCCAGACAAGTCAAATATTTAGTCATGTGTAAAATGCAATTTAATAACTGCTGCGATGCTCATTTAAATTGACTAAAGTAACTTCACAGACACCTAGTGGGGCTTTCCACATGTTCTGTAGTAGAAACAACATGCAAGTGAGCTGTATTAAATGTTAGATGGTATGTTTAAATATGTTCTGAAAACTCTCAATCATTTACTACTCAGATTATCTCTGCTACATAAACTGTGTTctgtaattaaaaatttaaaccatTTTAAGCCAACACTGAATTTAACTTACTAGTTAAATTGGAATGGTCAAGAGAAGGAACACATTTCCTTATTTGGCTTTTCACCTTGTATGCACTGTGCTTTGCTCCCACGGCCTTGTAAACATGTGACACACAGGAACCAATCTTACATGAAGAGTTTGTTCATGCCGAGGCAAAGTCAATCTTTGCAAAAAGTGGAGtctataatggaaaaaaattcaagttaaTCATAACTGCATACAGATTCATAAAATTCCACACACAGACTAGTCTATTATTAAATATCCACctgaaatttttaaagtacagaaaaataacaaattgacCCTTTTCATGTTTCCCCAAATCTATTATTAAAAGACTAAGATAGAGCCA of Equus caballus isolate H_3958 breed thoroughbred chromosome 29, TB-T2T, whole genome shotgun sequence contains these proteins:
- the THNSL1 gene encoding threonine synthase-like 1, which codes for MLHFKRCQHLKQITQKCFSSIHVKTDKHAQLFLSRTFALAELRKSWHSTHSLVGDKNIILMGPPGAGKTTVGRIIGQKLGCCVIDVDDDILEKTWNMSVSEKLQDVGNEQFLEEEGKAVLNFSASGSVISLTGSNPMHDASMWHLKKNGIIVYLDVPLIDIVSRLKLMKIDRVVGQNSGTSMKDLLKFRKQYYKKWYDTRVFCESGASPEEIADKVLNAVKRYQDVDSETFISTRHIWPKDCEQKVSTKFFSEAVIEGLASDGGLFVPEKEFPKLNCGEWKSLVGATYVERAQILLEKCIHPADVPAARLGEMIEAAYGENFACSKIAPVRHLSGNHFILELFHGPTGSFKDLSLQLMPHLFAHCIPPNCNYMILVATSGDTGSAVLNGFSRLNKNDKQRIAVATFFPENGVSDFQKAQIIGSQKENGWAVGVKSDFDFCQTAIKRIFKDPDFTGFLTVEYGTVLSSANSINWGRLLPQVVYHASAYLDLVSQGFISFGSPVDVCIPTGNFGNILAAVYAKMMGIPIRKFICASNQNHVLTDFIKTGHYDLRERKLAQTFSPSIDILKSSNLERHLHLMANKDGQLMTKLFNQLEEQHHFQIEKILVEKLQQDFVADWCSEGECLAAIHSTYNTSGYILDPHTAVAKVVADRMQDKTCPVIISSTAHYSKFAPAILQALKIKEINQTSSSQLYLLSSYNALPPPHEALLERTKQPEKVEYQVCAADVDVLKSHVEKLIQSQFM